A genomic region of Arachis hypogaea cultivar Tifrunner chromosome 5, arahy.Tifrunner.gnm2.J5K5, whole genome shotgun sequence contains the following coding sequences:
- the LOC112801560 gene encoding uncharacterized protein yields the protein MNCLSLQSFIWIPSTSKYEKHSNHQKKFQIAVSKRDTDAEFSLSFSCLPSFNAIHKTVPLAASIAILLWSPPAHAGFMSGMTGIESVPGPQLPQIDFLTRLNEENQKKYAENDARFKSSPLLKKLLEQSKLNKEKNRREIENKYCIRGAEWGVGDCSAEGLTPEERENFIAMLKQNAAELEK from the exons ATGAATTGTTTGTCACTTCAATCGTTCATTTGGATTCCATCAACATCTAAGTATGAAAAACACAGCAACCATCAAAAGAAGTTCCAAATTGCGGTGTCTAAAAGAGATACTGACGCTGAATTTTCTTTGTCCTTTTCTTGTCTTCCTTCATTCAATGCTATTCATAAAACAGTTCCTTTGGCTGCTTCAATCGCAATTCTTCTCTGGTCACCCCCTG CACACGCTGGGTTCATGTCAGGAATGACCGGAATAGAATCTGTTCCTGGTCCGCAGCTTCCTCAGATTGATTTTCTCACTCGCCTAAATG AGGAAAACCAGAAGAAATATGCTGAAAATGATGCAAGATTTAAATCATCTCCTTTGTTGAAGAAATTGCTTGAGCAATCCAAGTTGAACAAAGAGAA GAATCGTCGAGAAATAGAAAACAAGTACTGCATACGCGGCGCGGAATGGGGAGTTGGTGATTGCTCAGCAGAGGGATTGACTCCAGAGGAGAGGGAGAACTTCATAGCAATGTTGAAGCAGAATGCTGCAGAATTAGAAAAGTAA